GTACGTATCGACCCGCAGATCGCTGTCGTTAATTTCGACTTCAACGTCGTCATCAATCTCGGGGCAAACATAAACCGACGCGAAAGAGGTATGTCGCCGTTTGCCGGCATCAAAAGGAGAAATGCGAACCAGCCGATGAATGCCGGTCTCCGAACGAAAATTTCCGTAAGCGTGATCTCCACTGACGGTAAAGGTAACGCTTTTGATACCGCCCTCATCCATCGACAGGATATCGACAATCCCGGTCTTCCAGCCCCGTTTCTCAGCCCAGCGCAAATACATTCGCAGCAGCATTTCAACCCAATCCTGGGCTTCAGTGCCGCCGGCGCCGGCGTTGATACTGACAATCGCGTTACCGTCATCATGCTCGCCGGACATCATTTTTTCCAGGCGCACCATGGTCAGGTCCTGTTCAAGCCGGGCAAGCCTAACCCGAAGTTCCGCCAGACTCTCGGGATCGTTTTCTTCATGCAGCATCCCGGCCAGCAACATCACCTCTTCGAGACCGCTTTCAATTGCCTGCCAGCGATTGATTTCCCGACTCAGCCGGGTCCCTTCCTGAAGAACCTCGCGAGCT
This genomic interval from Pseudomonadota bacterium contains the following:
- a CDS encoding peptide chain release factor 2 translates to MRERVSEIEEISTGENFWNDAAKAREVLQEGTRLSREINRWQAIESGLEEVMLLAGMLHEENDPESLAELRVRLARLEQDLTMVRLEKMMSGEHDDGNAIVSINAGAGGTEAQDWVEMLLRMYLRWAEKRGWKTGIVDILSMDEGGIKSVTFTVSGDHAYGNFRSETGIHRLVRISPFDAGKRRHTSFASVYVCPEIDDDVEVEINDSDLRVDTYRASGAGGQHVNKTDSAVRITHQPTGIVVQCQNERSQHKNRAMAMKILKARLYEKEMEERRRAQDRIENSKMEIAWGSQIRSYVLHPYQLVKDHRTDCETGSVNQVLDGGLDAFVEAFLLQQMQLAQ